One region of Lytechinus pictus isolate F3 Inbred chromosome 8, Lp3.0, whole genome shotgun sequence genomic DNA includes:
- the LOC129266816 gene encoding uncharacterized protein LOC129266816 — translation MVANESPNSGGLENNSMKIAPGTPIAYIVRELVINPDNSITLTESTDAEDRIVDRSQPEQESSPSITVTPRRPIHSTCSKETSENENPKTAEELTPTPITTETSRATYSARYQLDVTRDRTPTLIERSDDKSETEDTDPPEYVSSLSTKISPRRSYRSTNEHTPEERIMKVAIRSLEETPIRRHLSTVIRGIKRKLF, via the exons ATG GTGGCAAATGAATCTCCAAATAGTGGAGGATTGGAAAATAACTCCATGAAAATCGCTCCTGGGACTCCCATAGCTTACATCGTTCGTGAGCTTGTTATAAACCCTGATAATAGTATCACCTTGACCGAAAGCACGGATGCTGAGGATCGGATCGTAGACCGTTCTCAGCCTGAACAAGAAAGCTCTCCAA GTATCACCGTAACCCCAAGAAGACCAATACATTCTACATGTTCTAAGGAAACAAGTGAGAACGAGAACCCGAAG ACAGCTGAGGAATTGACGCCAACCCCGATTACAACGGAGACTTCCAGAGCTACGTACAGCGCTCGTTATCAGCTTGATGTAACCCGTGACCGAACTCCCACCTTGATAGAAAGATCCGATGACAAGAGTGAAACCGAAGATACTGATCCTCCAGAATATGTTTCCTCTCTAA GTACCAAGATCAGCCCAAGGAGATCGTACCGCTCAACTAACGAGCATACTCCAGAG GAGAGGATAATGAAGGTTGCGATCCGATCATTGGAGGAGACACCCATCAGGAGACACCTATCAACAGTGATCAGGGGAATAAAGAGGAAACTCTTTTAG